Proteins encoded by one window of uncultured Draconibacterium sp.:
- a CDS encoding MFS transporter, producing MAFVSVLKKYNRSFWIANTIELFERWAWYGFFMLFANYLTGSADMGGLEFTQEQKGLIMGIGTGILYFLPVITGAIADKYGYKRVLFIAFVVYTSAFILLPHFDTFVGVFVMYLYLALGAALFKPIISATIAKTTDDETASIGFGIFYMMVNIGAFFGPLVTLIFKGQSELIFYISAGIVALNFILLLFYKEPDRTVNTDSIWVSIGKVFTNIALVIKDFKFVLFLVIVAGFWTMYNQLFFTLPVFIAQWVDTSAVYNFFHQYLPFFSENYGIAETGQMEAEFITNFDAMFIIIFQIIVSTVVMKWRPLRSMMTGFLVCAIGMALTLATQNVLFTLVAIYIFAIGEMAGSPKITEYIGRIAPVDKKALYMGYSFIPVFLGNVFAGIISGNVYGGMSDKNVFVRQEVAEKGIQLADGLTQNEYFNAAAAKMGMTPAELTNQLWDKYNPSQIWMVILIIGLAAVVALFLYDKFVMKGKRQ from the coding sequence ATGGCATTTGTTTCGGTATTGAAAAAATATAACCGCAGTTTCTGGATTGCTAATACAATTGAATTATTTGAACGTTGGGCATGGTACGGCTTTTTTATGCTGTTTGCCAATTATCTTACCGGATCAGCCGACATGGGTGGGCTGGAATTCACGCAGGAGCAAAAAGGTTTGATTATGGGTATTGGTACCGGTATACTATACTTTTTACCGGTTATAACGGGAGCAATTGCCGATAAATACGGTTATAAACGGGTGCTGTTTATTGCATTTGTTGTTTACACCTCGGCATTTATCCTACTGCCGCACTTCGATACTTTTGTTGGGGTGTTTGTAATGTACCTGTACCTGGCGCTGGGTGCCGCACTTTTTAAACCCATTATTTCTGCAACAATTGCCAAAACAACCGACGACGAAACAGCATCGATTGGCTTTGGAATTTTTTATATGATGGTAAATATTGGCGCCTTTTTCGGGCCACTTGTTACCTTAATTTTTAAAGGACAATCGGAACTGATTTTTTACATTTCGGCCGGAATTGTTGCCTTAAATTTTATCCTTTTGTTGTTTTATAAAGAACCCGACCGAACGGTTAATACCGATTCAATTTGGGTGTCGATAGGAAAAGTTTTTACCAATATTGCTTTGGTAATTAAAGATTTTAAGTTTGTACTTTTCCTTGTAATTGTGGCCGGTTTCTGGACAATGTATAACCAGCTTTTCTTTACGCTTCCGGTGTTTATTGCTCAGTGGGTTGACACAAGTGCGGTTTACAATTTCTTCCACCAGTACCTTCCGTTTTTTAGCGAAAACTATGGCATTGCCGAAACCGGACAAATGGAGGCCGAGTTTATTACCAATTTCGATGCAATGTTTATTATCATTTTCCAGATTATTGTATCAACTGTTGTAATGAAATGGCGTCCGTTACGTTCAATGATGACGGGATTCTTGGTGTGTGCGATTGGTATGGCGCTCACACTGGCAACGCAGAACGTACTTTTTACGTTGGTAGCCATTTACATTTTTGCCATTGGCGAAATGGCAGGATCGCCCAAAATTACCGAATACATTGGGCGAATTGCTCCGGTCGATAAAAAGGCATTGTACATGGGCTACTCGTTTATTCCGGTGTTTTTGGGTAATGTGTTTGCCGGAATTATTTCGGGTAATGTATACGGTGGAATGTCGGATAAAAACGTATTTGTGCGCCAGGAGGTAGCAGAGAAGGGTATCCAGCTTGCCGATGGTCTTACACAAAACGAATATTTTAATGCGGCTGCAGCAAAAATGGGAATGACTCCGGCCGAACTAACCAACCAGCTGTGGGATAAATATAACCCGTCGCAAATATGGATGGTCATCCTGATTATTGGACTGGCAGCTGTTGTTGCACTTTTCTTATATGATAAGTTTGTGATGAAAGGTAAGCGGCAGTAA
- a CDS encoding response regulator, producing the protein MQETKNPLIFLIEDSVVYKDLIAGHLKAKKFSNLKIFKNGEECLKYINEKPDIIILDYSSEGISGLEFMLKIEREHGDIDFIFLSAQNNVEVAVKIMKLGAADYIIKNDKAPKNLVESIERLRSATKREKQTKGFKVGVLGFFILLFLIIMIITFVSIFFDLQL; encoded by the coding sequence ATGCAAGAGACAAAAAATCCACTAATTTTCCTGATCGAAGACAGTGTCGTTTACAAAGATTTAATTGCCGGGCATTTGAAGGCAAAAAAGTTTTCGAACCTGAAAATATTCAAAAATGGAGAAGAATGTCTCAAATACATCAATGAAAAACCAGATATTATTATTTTGGATTACTCGTCAGAGGGGATAAGTGGTTTAGAGTTTATGCTTAAGATTGAACGAGAGCATGGTGATATTGATTTTATTTTTCTCAGTGCACAAAATAACGTTGAGGTTGCAGTGAAAATAATGAAACTTGGTGCGGCAGATTATATTATAAAAAACGATAAGGCACCAAAAAACCTTGTAGAATCTATCGAGCGTTTAAGAAGTGCCACAAAACGAGAAAAGCAAACCAAAGGATTTAAAGTTGGAGTTCTTGGGTTTTTCATTTTATTGTTCCTCATTATCATGATTATAACTTTTGTCTCTATCTTTTTCGATCTGCAGCTTTAA
- a CDS encoding acyltransferase, whose protein sequence is MNKEYFSHETAIVDVGADIGSGSKIWHFSHVMGSAQIGANCILGQNVFIGNKVKLGDNVKVQNNVSVYEGVTCEDDVFLGPSMVFTNVINPRSAIERKEEFKPTLVKRGATIGANATIICGVTLGEYCMVGAGAVVTKDIKPFALVTGVPATQTGWVSRSGEIMEDDLICPMTGEKYFLENGELKLKEDE, encoded by the coding sequence ATGAATAAAGAATATTTCTCACACGAAACAGCTATTGTTGATGTTGGAGCAGACATTGGTTCCGGATCAAAAATCTGGCATTTTTCGCATGTAATGGGTTCAGCTCAGATTGGTGCAAATTGTATCCTCGGGCAGAATGTTTTTATTGGCAATAAGGTAAAATTGGGCGACAATGTGAAAGTACAGAACAATGTTTCGGTGTACGAAGGTGTTACCTGCGAAGACGATGTTTTTCTGGGGCCTTCCATGGTTTTTACCAATGTTATAAATCCGCGAAGTGCTATCGAGCGTAAAGAAGAATTTAAACCAACACTTGTGAAACGTGGGGCAACAATTGGGGCCAATGCTACTATTATTTGCGGTGTTACTTTGGGGGAATATTGTATGGTTGGAGCAGGAGCTGTTGTAACAAAAGATATAAAACCATTTGCGTTGGTTACTGGAGTGCCTGCCACACAAACAGGCTGGGTAAGCCGTAGCGGAGAAATTATGGAAGACGATTTAATCTGTCCGATGACTGGAGAAAAATATTTTCTTGAAAACGGTGAATTGAAACTGAAAGAAGATGAGTAA
- a CDS encoding DNA-3-methyladenine glycosylase: protein MTIDSGRIPNSFFQRDVTEVAPDLLGKILVRHYEDGRIEKFRITETEAYRGGDDKACHANKGLTARTKVMFDEGGLIYVYLIYGMYWMLNFVTGKPGDSSAVLIRGIEGLSGPGRVGKALQLDKSFYGENLATSERLWIENATVKPQFTTAPRVGINYAGEPWISKPWRFIVKE, encoded by the coding sequence ATGACAATTGATTCAGGTCGAATACCAAATTCTTTCTTTCAGCGCGACGTAACCGAGGTTGCTCCTGATTTACTTGGAAAAATTCTGGTCAGGCATTATGAAGATGGCCGGATTGAAAAATTCAGAATCACTGAAACAGAAGCCTATCGCGGAGGCGACGACAAAGCTTGCCACGCCAACAAAGGTTTAACTGCCCGCACCAAAGTAATGTTTGATGAAGGCGGATTAATTTACGTTTACCTGATATACGGAATGTATTGGATGCTGAATTTTGTCACCGGAAAACCGGGAGACTCATCTGCAGTATTAATAAGAGGAATTGAGGGACTTTCAGGGCCGGGAAGAGTTGGCAAAGCACTGCAACTCGATAAATCGTTTTATGGCGAAAACCTGGCCACATCGGAAAGATTATGGATTGAGAATGCAACGGTCAAGCCCCAATTTACAACAGCTCCACGTGTTGGAATTAATTATGCCGGTGAACCATGGATTAGTAAACCATGGCGTTTTATTGTAAAAGAATAA
- a CDS encoding Gfo/Idh/MocA family oxidoreductase, whose product MKRFALIGAAGFVAERHIRAIKETGNELVCAMDTFDVMGRMDSYFPEAEFVASEKELVQFLQLAKEKGESVDYISICSPNYLHITHIELALKNGCDVICEKPLVIHSEDLDKIKEWEVDSGKRVYTVLQLRYHPTILKLKEEIEQSGKDFFNIELKYITSRGKWYFKSWKGDVKKSGGIATNIGIHFFDMLNWIFGDVMQNKIMHSVDTKASGELMLKKAKVNWFLSLDYNDLPRVATNSGKRTFRSIIIDGKEIEFSDGFTDLHTVTYQHILGGNGFGVEDARGSIELTENS is encoded by the coding sequence ATGAAACGATTTGCATTAATAGGCGCTGCAGGATTTGTAGCCGAACGACATATCAGAGCAATTAAAGAGACTGGTAACGAGCTGGTTTGTGCCATGGATACTTTTGATGTAATGGGGCGTATGGACAGCTATTTCCCGGAGGCTGAATTTGTTGCTTCTGAAAAAGAACTTGTTCAGTTTCTTCAATTAGCAAAAGAGAAAGGAGAATCGGTGGATTACATTAGCATCTGTTCTCCAAACTATCTTCACATAACACATATTGAGCTTGCGCTGAAAAATGGGTGTGATGTAATTTGTGAAAAACCACTTGTAATTCATTCTGAAGATCTGGATAAAATAAAAGAATGGGAAGTTGATAGCGGGAAAAGAGTTTATACCGTTTTGCAACTACGTTATCATCCAACCATACTAAAACTGAAAGAAGAAATAGAACAATCGGGCAAAGACTTTTTTAATATCGAGCTAAAATACATTACCTCGCGCGGTAAGTGGTATTTCAAAAGCTGGAAAGGCGATGTAAAGAAATCAGGTGGAATTGCAACAAATATTGGTATCCATTTTTTCGATATGCTCAACTGGATCTTTGGAGATGTTATGCAGAATAAGATTATGCATTCCGTGGATACAAAAGCATCCGGGGAATTGATGCTGAAAAAAGCAAAAGTCAACTGGTTTTTGAGTCTCGACTATAACGATTTGCCACGGGTGGCAACAAATTCCGGCAAACGAACTTTTCGTTCAATTATAATAGATGGTAAAGAAATCGAATTCAGCGATGGTTTTACTGATTTGCATACAGTTACCTATCAGCACATTCTTGGTGGAAATGGTTTTGGAGTTGAAGATGCGAGGGGGAGTATTGAATTAACGGAGAATAGTTAA
- a CDS encoding nucleotide sugar dehydrogenase, with amino-acid sequence MSNKEQLLQKIESKELTVGVIGLGYVGLPLAVCFAAKKVKVLGFDTSYERVSKINSGDNYISDVDDNKLASLVQQERLIATNDFTTLSACNAIFICVPTPLDKFKKPEMSFIENACRQIGRHLQPGTFISLESTTYPTTTEDFVQPIIEEESGLKEGKDFWLAYSPERVDPGNKEYSTTNTPKVLGAVSNDGLEIGKAIYSIAVDEIHTVSSPRIAEMVKILENTYRLVNISLINELALLAGKMDINIWEVIDAAATKPFGFQAFYPGPGVGGHCIPLDPFYLEHIAKKFNFDLSMIHTAGHIDLLMAHRMTVKITSALNRQKKAINGSSILFLGVAYKPDINDERESPALKIMEEVENKGGEVSYHDPFISTVELGTGGRYDSVELSESVLKAADCVVITTNHSEFDAAFIEKNSGLIVDLRNVIEEASDKVYKL; translated from the coding sequence ATGAGTAATAAAGAACAACTCTTGCAAAAGATAGAAAGTAAAGAACTTACAGTTGGAGTAATTGGTCTTGGTTATGTCGGGCTTCCGCTGGCTGTTTGTTTTGCCGCAAAAAAGGTTAAAGTACTGGGTTTCGATACATCTTATGAAAGAGTTAGTAAGATTAATTCGGGTGATAATTATATCTCAGATGTTGATGATAATAAGTTAGCTTCGCTTGTACAACAAGAAAGATTAATTGCGACGAATGATTTTACGACCTTAAGCGCTTGTAATGCAATTTTTATTTGCGTTCCAACACCGCTTGACAAGTTCAAAAAGCCTGAAATGTCGTTTATTGAAAACGCCTGTAGGCAAATTGGTAGGCATTTACAACCCGGAACTTTTATTAGTCTTGAAAGCACCACCTATCCAACTACTACCGAAGATTTTGTGCAGCCGATTATTGAAGAGGAGTCCGGTTTGAAAGAAGGGAAAGATTTTTGGCTGGCTTATTCTCCCGAGCGTGTTGACCCCGGGAACAAGGAATATTCAACAACGAATACGCCAAAAGTTCTGGGTGCGGTTAGTAATGATGGATTGGAAATTGGGAAAGCGATTTATTCCATTGCTGTTGATGAGATTCACACGGTAAGTTCGCCGCGAATTGCAGAAATGGTGAAGATCCTGGAGAACACGTATCGTTTGGTAAATATAAGCCTGATTAATGAACTTGCGCTTTTGGCCGGGAAAATGGATATTAATATTTGGGAAGTGATTGATGCTGCCGCTACCAAACCTTTCGGTTTTCAGGCTTTTTATCCGGGGCCGGGAGTTGGCGGTCACTGTATTCCACTCGATCCGTTTTACCTGGAGCACATTGCCAAAAAATTTAATTTCGATTTGTCGATGATTCACACTGCAGGGCACATCGATTTACTGATGGCACACCGGATGACAGTAAAAATTACCTCTGCACTTAATCGACAGAAAAAAGCAATTAACGGAAGCAGTATTTTGTTTTTGGGTGTGGCCTATAAACCGGATATCAACGATGAACGTGAATCACCGGCGCTGAAAATTATGGAAGAGGTGGAGAACAAAGGAGGCGAGGTGAGTTATCACGATCCATTTATTTCAACAGTAGAATTAGGAACCGGGGGGCGGTATGATTCAGTTGAATTATCAGAGTCAGTTTTGAAAGCTGCCGATTGTGTGGTAATAACGACTAATCATTCGGAATTTGACGCTGCATTTATTGAAAAGAATTCGGGTTTGATCGTTGATTTACGAAACGTGATAGAAGAGGCTTCGGATAAGGTTTATAAACTTTGA
- the cysQ gene encoding 3'(2'),5'-bisphosphate nucleotidase CysQ codes for MEDITLALNAAVRAGEKILEVYNDPNSNFSVERKADNSPLTIADKMSHEVIAGFLQSSSYPVLSEEGKEISYNERKEWQKFWLVDPLDGTKEFIKRNGEFTVNIALVEKGSPVMGVIYVPVTRTLYFGELGTGAWKMELQDIGTELTIDELKEQGIKIPVTDSERQFTVVGSRSHSNEETAAFIKSLEEEHGEIEIMSKGSSLKICMVAEGSADIYPRFGPTMEWDTGAGHAIAAAAGKNVTLADHKTPLKYNKENLLNPFFIVH; via the coding sequence ATGGAAGATATTACCTTAGCACTAAACGCAGCCGTAAGGGCAGGAGAAAAAATTCTGGAAGTATACAACGACCCGAATTCCAATTTTTCCGTTGAACGTAAAGCAGATAATTCACCCTTAACGATCGCCGATAAAATGAGTCATGAAGTGATTGCAGGATTTCTGCAAAGTTCTTCTTATCCCGTTTTAAGCGAAGAGGGCAAAGAAATCTCGTACAACGAACGCAAAGAATGGCAAAAATTTTGGTTGGTTGATCCGCTCGACGGAACCAAAGAATTTATAAAACGCAATGGCGAATTTACCGTAAACATTGCTTTGGTTGAAAAAGGAAGTCCAGTGATGGGTGTCATCTATGTTCCGGTTACAAGAACGTTGTATTTTGGCGAGCTGGGAACGGGTGCCTGGAAAATGGAGCTTCAGGATATCGGAACTGAGTTAACAATAGATGAGTTAAAAGAGCAGGGTATAAAAATTCCTGTTACAGATTCAGAACGACAATTCACTGTGGTTGGAAGTCGTTCGCACAGTAACGAGGAGACAGCCGCGTTCATTAAAAGTCTTGAAGAGGAACATGGCGAAATAGAGATTATGTCGAAAGGCAGTTCGTTAAAAATATGCATGGTAGCCGAAGGTAGCGCAGATATTTATCCTCGTTTCGGACCAACTATGGAGTGGGACACAGGTGCCGGTCATGCCATAGCTGCGGCAGCCGGTAAAAATGTTACCTTAGCCGATCATAAAACACCATTAAAGTATAATAAAGAGAATTTGTTAAATCCTTTTTTTATTGTGCATTAA
- a CDS encoding DegT/DnrJ/EryC1/StrS family aminotransferase translates to MQTIHMSDIYGQYLTMKAEIDEAIQEVIKSTRFIKSGKVRDFEAKLADYLDTNVIACGNGTDALQLAFMALDLKPGDEVITTPFSFVSTVEVLVLMRLKPVFVDVCPDTFNLDVEQIEKAITSKTKAILPVHLFGQCANMEAILNIAKKHELYVVEDACQALGTDYIFSDGTKKKAGTIGNIGCNSFFPSKNLGAFGDGGAVFSGDKNLADTIRSIANHGMKAKYEYERIGINSRLDSIQAAILEVKLNYLDQHIKARQEAARFYDQQLYDVPGIIIPERKDYSTHTFHQYTIKAEGRNELKQFLETKGIPSMVYYPKALHLQEAYKSLGYKAGDFPIAERISQTVLSLPMHTELDIEQMEYIVEAIKSFSQRS, encoded by the coding sequence ATGCAAACCATCCACATGTCGGACATTTACGGGCAATACCTCACTATGAAAGCTGAAATTGATGAGGCTATTCAGGAGGTAATAAAGTCAACGCGCTTTATAAAAAGTGGGAAGGTGCGTGATTTTGAGGCCAAATTGGCTGATTATCTCGATACCAATGTAATTGCGTGTGGAAATGGTACCGATGCACTTCAACTGGCTTTTATGGCTTTGGATTTAAAGCCCGGAGACGAGGTAATCACAACACCTTTTTCGTTTGTTTCAACTGTTGAGGTTTTAGTATTGATGAGGCTAAAACCTGTTTTTGTTGATGTTTGTCCGGATACTTTTAATCTGGATGTTGAGCAAATTGAAAAAGCCATTACCTCAAAAACGAAAGCGATTTTACCGGTGCATCTTTTCGGGCAATGTGCTAATATGGAAGCGATATTGAACATTGCTAAAAAGCATGAATTGTATGTGGTTGAAGATGCGTGTCAGGCACTGGGGACTGATTATATCTTTAGCGACGGTACAAAAAAGAAAGCCGGAACAATCGGTAATATTGGATGTAACTCTTTTTTTCCATCAAAAAATCTGGGAGCTTTTGGCGATGGCGGTGCAGTGTTTTCCGGAGATAAAAACTTGGCGGACACGATCCGTTCCATTGCGAATCATGGAATGAAGGCCAAATACGAATATGAACGTATTGGAATAAACTCGCGGCTTGATAGTATTCAGGCAGCGATTCTTGAGGTGAAACTCAACTATCTGGATCAGCACATAAAAGCAAGACAAGAAGCTGCCAGGTTTTACGATCAACAGCTGTATGATGTTCCGGGAATTATTATTCCCGAAAGAAAAGATTACAGTACACATACTTTTCATCAATACACGATTAAGGCTGAAGGCAGAAATGAATTGAAACAGTTTTTGGAAACAAAAGGAATTCCATCAATGGTTTATTATCCAAAGGCATTACACTTGCAGGAAGCTTATAAAAGTTTAGGGTATAAAGCCGGAGATTTCCCGATTGCTGAACGCATTTCTCAAACGGTTTTGTCATTGCCAATGCATACGGAACTTGATATAGAACAAATGGAATATATTGTTGAGGCAATAAAAAGTTTCTCTCAAAGGAGCTAA